cGCTCAGTATCTGTACTTGCTTTGGTTACTGTAGTTGTACGACCACATTcacaatcactttttttttttttttttttttttcaatgctccCAAACCGGTCTTCGTATTGTCCATTACTTTCTCTTCTCGTTTAAACGCATAACCAACACGAAGCTTAGTTCATGTTTGCCCGGCTCGTcgtcagaaaacaaaaacagtgaccGGAGTCGACTCGAGTCTAAATCGTAATGACTCGAGTCGTCTTCTCTGGCAGTGAAGGATGAAGTTAGGTGTCGTAGTTGTCGTCGTCTCTTATCTTTGAGTCGCAAAGCTTTTGTGTTGCTGTTCTCTGTTTTCCCGTTTGATCAACGACATAATCCCTcaatccaaatgtaataatcTCTTGAACTCCCTCCGTGATACTCGCTTCATGAGGTGGCCTTCTGCACTCTTGCAAAGACAAACCAAATGGCACACGGTCTTAAACAAATGCTGATTTTCAAATGTTCACAGACTTGttaagtcatgtagttcaagtctaaATCAGGGCAAGTCTTCATAAGTGTTAACCAAGTCTTGAAATTGGTAATTTAAGTCAAACTCAAGTCAATTTATGTGATTCGAGTCCCTCACCTCTGGATTATAAAACCGATAATGATGATGTTTCCTACCGAGGACAAGTCGACAATCTAGCAGCTTTGCAGAAGAATGGGCCTTCAAGTCAGTCCTGGGAGGAGAAGATTCTGGAAGGAACAGAAATCATTAAGTTGATCAAGCCTAACGATGTCACCTGACTGGGTGTACGTGCTCATCGAGAGAACGTTACAACcgattatttttcttattttgggttttgtttcctaccttgtttgTGTGCGCGGGAGCAGCGGATCCGTGCGGGACCGACGGGAATATTTAGTCTGGCGGCCGCCGAGGAAATCTGCCTCCACCTGCTTGGATTAGTCAATTAAACGCCGTCATCCTGGGGCGGAGCCACGGGAGATTCCGTGTGagtctcaacacacacacacacacacacacacactcacacgaaTATGATGGTTTTAAGTTCTTGTTGGATGTCActtgtggatttttgtttttggcctTATGATCATTCAAGAAGATGGACTCAAAGTGTCAAAACATCAACTTGTCatcttatttttactttttttttttttttctttgtctccaCACTGGGAGAGCTCCAGAGCCAAGTGCCCAGGCCTGCTTGGGTTGCTGGCCAGCCAAGAGGCTCCTTGGCTGGGACATTTATGCTCACCTGGCACCCCCAAAGTCTGATTCTCCTTTGTGTCCTCCTTCCTCTCCCTCACCCTCTTCCCCTCTTctttctatatacagtatgtcaaatatataattgctttgtgtacatgtactttttttcccactgtgcCCAGGACTGCTTGCATTACTGCCCAGCGAGGAGACTCCTCGGCAGGGGAACTCACGCTCACCGAGTCCCCCGAAAGcctggtgctttttttttttctccgctcGTCTTTTTACTTTACATCCCACCCATTTGTCTCGTGCATTTTAGTGTATCACACATCAACCTCAGTGAGGCTGTGGGTCCATGATGGGATGCGGGAGGAGAGTGGCAGCggaaatcaaaacaaacatcaggaTCGAGTGATTAAGCGAAAGCGAGACTTTGGCGCTGCGACTTTTGACCTTACGACGAGCCAAGACTTAGCGTGTCAGTCGAGCAGGTGACGGCTATGCGGCGTTTCAACGAGCTTAAGGGGCGGCTGCATTGTGGCGGCACGCCATCTGCTCCACCTGCGCTCTTTCGCCACACAGGTGCCACTTCTTGCCAGCTGCATGATGGGAAATAGCCAGCTCTTGATGCTGACTTCATGCAGTAcacatctgttttcaaatgtacgtaggagtaaaagtaaaaagtcttcagaaaagtaagtcgagtacagatacctgacaAATCTATGTCAggacagtaacaaagtatttgtacttgattATTTCCCACCACTGCTTGTTTGCGTGCTGCTTTAGAAAGGAATCCGGTGATTGAAACGAGGGGGCGGGGAGATTAGCGACGGAGTCGGGCAGCCAATGTGGCGAGTTGAGGCGGCCTAAAGAGGATTTGGCATCGGAACAAAGCAACGGCGGAAAAGGGAACGGAAAAACGGGCCTTCCAGTGTCGTCAAATCCCCTTGACCAGACTTTGGACGGATCTATTTTCAGAAGCAAAGGTCAAGCTCATTGTCGTCACGGTGACGAGGAGATCTTCATTGCCACAGAAataagaagaggaagaagaagaagaaaaaaatggagcaacTGCTTCATCTTCTTGTTTTGGTCTCATGAACTTCTACATGCGCACTCAGTGGACTTGATTGGCTTTAAATGGGCCACAGAAATGTATGCGCTGgtccggatctggcccccaccCCTTGAATTTGACATGTGCTGTATAGAATATGAATTAGTTATTGTAAcatttggatttcttttttgtatccaaaaatagtcaacattttaattcctatggcatttagATACACGTGTTAGTTGTGTTTCTTTAGTGTGGAGACTGTgatggggggaagggggggggggggcagagagATTCATGAtaaactggattttttttttttttttcctttttaaacacGTTGCATTACACTAAATTAGAACGATTTAATACCGTCGCTGCCCCAAAACTTCTCTGGCCACCTCACAGGAAAACGACGAACTACCACCTGAAGTCATCATAATTGCGTGTGactgttgaccaaaaaaaaaaaaaaaaaaaaaacagatgttggtagaatacatttttaaaaaagctttaTTGAAATGTAACTTGAGATCATTAAATGACAATATAAATGTGAAGGTATGAAGAGTGTAACAGGAGAGCAAGGTGAAATGTTTTGGACAAGCTGGTAACACTTGAATGTGAACACTGGCTGAAGTAGGTGAGCCCTGGCCGCCCTCCGCACTCTCTCTCCTCAGCGGTGGATTCTGTACGTGAGGATCTTGCGGCTGAGGTTGCGAGCCAGGCGCTCCACGGCGCTGCCGACGTGTCCCAGCTCCTTTTTGTACGTCAGGCCCTCGATGTTTCCGCTGTACCACAGCACCCAGCCGCCCAGCGACATCAGGACCAACAGAGCtcctgcgcgcgcgcacacaaaacTAATGTGATGAAACCTCATTTTGGACTTGAAATAGTTATTTTCAGATAAATTACAAAGGTTGTTCAAAGTGTCAAAAGCATCCACTTTGGACTCAATGAGTGGATCAACACATGTACACagataatttaaaaacacacacaggcatatagtctttatcctctgcaaagaatgatgaatattactgcagctcacAGAGTTGGATGAGAAatgctttttgtgtgtctgtctgtattatactgccaccaaGTGGCCAGCTCACGCACaccggaaggagcagcacaatgtccatcaAATTGAAGCAAAGAATTTGGCAATAactttaatttctttacattctatttatttcatgactgtatgtacttatgatttacaatatggtagagtgctatttttcctatttaaaaacaaactaatggcatttcaatggagaaaggtGATTTATGACCACAGTACATAATATGTACTTTTGTGTACAACAACACATGTTGATCCCAGCTGTGCACTCACGTACCCGTGTAGACGAGCAAGTCTCCAAAGTCTTGACCTTTCACCTCCAGGGGGGCAAAGACCCCCAGCAGCAGGGCGACGCCCCCGAGCACATCCATGAGCACGGCGAAGGCCAGAGCCAGTTTGCAGTGGGACAAACCGTCACACAGGCCCATGCTGGCTTGCTGATACTCTGGTCAGGGGAAGGGAGGggggctaaaaaaataaataaaattggtcataaaaatgCTCCATTATGGGATAAACACTTTGAGGGAAGTCAAGTAAGCTAAGGTGAGGCTTATGTggcaaatgcaaatgtatgtatatatatatatatatatatttaataaattcAAGCTATCATTAAGACAAACTTTCTTGTATGACTTCGTCCACGTTGACAAGAACactaaaagcaaaacatttaagAGATCATTTCACACCAGTGGGACTTACTTGTTATACTCGGCCGCTGAACTGCATCAAACGCTTCCTTTAACGTCTTGAATATTTCTTGAAATTTCGCCTTCcgaagctttttctttttccctttctCCCCTACTTCGGTTTCTTTACTTCCGCGTTTTCGTACCTGCGCCCGCCCACACGTGACCTTtaccctccctttttttttttttttcttttttttgccgtGCAACGCGAACGACGTGCGCGTCCACGACAATTAGCATCCGGGTACTTCGGGTTTTGTGATGGCGCATGCGCGTAAATACGACCACCTGTGCGGGCCTCTTATAATCAGGTAATTGACCACCGGCGCCAGGTTGTATTACAGAAGTATAAACCACGAACTTTCACTCGACTTATTCGTCGAAAACTTGAACATTAAACGAACGTGGTTATTCCCAATAGCAGGATGAATCCGGGAAGCAACTCAGACGATGCCAACACGTCAGGTAATTGCTGACAAAGTGCGATATACGTTTAAGAATGTTTCATGAGCAGTCCACCTATTAGCTTCATAGGAGAGACAAAAATGTCTTCAATGGCttcttcttgatttttttttcttcgcttTTTGAGTCCGAAAATAGCACCACGAATAATTTGTGTTATGACTCTTTAACTGTTTTGTTCGTTGTCCGATACTACGGTCCATCTCAGGTAATAGCCGGTACCAAGTGGAAGTTTTATGCCTGCTATTTGGGTCAGTCTCGGGTGTTAGACAGTACCGGGTGTCTATATGGCTGCTCAATGGGTAATAGACATTATCCGGTTCAACAGTTTGTGTTTGATACTCGGGTCGATCCCAGGTAATAGACAGTGCCATGTGTTTATACTGTTTATCCGCTACCTGGGTCAATCTCAGGTCATAAACGTTACCAACTGAAATACTTTATGTGTCTGCTAGTTGGGTCAATCTCAGGTAACAGACAGTACTTAatatgtgaaataaaaaaagaataagttggtccagttaaaacaaaaacaaccttgTTCCATTGGAAAGGGCTTGGCAAACCCTTAAAATAACGTCATAATTATTAAGATATCTTGAATAATAAGGAAACTACCTTTTTTTTATCGTTATTtgacacattgaaaaaaaaaaggtagttgAGGAGCACTTTGTGATATTTCCCAGTTTGGTTGACACAGTGAtgatttttcttcaaattattTGTCTTATCaaggccattttttttctcattaactGTCCATTGGTGTTTTCCATTTCACTGGAATGGCAATCTGGCACAAAATGGCCGCCGCGTCATCAGCTGTTACAAATGTGGCGTAGACTTCCATTTTAGTTGCATACAGGAAATACCCCTACACGGTCTTATCTTTGTGTATTATcttctttacaaaaataatattgttgccttttgattgacactgtcatttAACAACAAGTTTATAATTACGGTTGTAATGTACAGTGGTGTGCATCTGCACtgtcatactgagagctgtgtCCTGTTTAGTGTAGCTAAATAAGTTACccgaaatattaaaaaaatctctGTATGAAGATATGGTGAGGGTGTGTACTTAATGAAGTGTCCTGTTAGTTTAGAATATTGTGTTCTCTTTCATGTGTTATAGCTCACGATATGGCTCCTGCCGCAAGAGGAGGTGGAGGTTTGTACCTGGAGTCTTACGAGGTGTCTTTCCCACTGGAGGAGGGCACGGAGAGGGCGACCTCGTACCACCATGGCCAACCGATAATGGACGGTACGCTACGCCATGTTGCTGACCGGTTTTGTTGACAGAAGTCTTATTACTGCTGCAGAACTCCATCAAACCTGATGTGGTGTAAGCAAGTAACTAAGTAGATTACTTGCATCAAACTTTGATGTTTCATGTGGCTGGCCCCCCGCAGAGGCCAGCATGCAGGATGCGCCCCCCTCGCAGTATAGCCCCTTCATCCTGGTGTCCAACCTGCGGGCGCACCTCTACGTGGCGCTGGAGAAGAACGCCTGGCTGCAGAAGCGCAtcgaggagctggaggaggagcgCAACTTCCTGCGCTGCCAGCTGGACCGCCTCATCGTTGGCGTGCGGGGGCACGAGGGTGAGGTGggaggtgggtgggggtggttCCCCGCGACACCCGCATCCGTTTATGCATCCATCAAGCCACTTCATTGaatcatttgcttttatttgtcgTGCACCGCATACACTAACAACACGGCTGCAAACGGAGAGGAGCTGGTTTACAAAGCCACAGTCTGTCTTGACAATGTAGCATTTTGCTCCATACGTTGGAGAGACTGATGACCACAAAACGAAAGACCGCATGaaaaacttttcattttgtagtttttactCCACCCACATGCTTtagacacatttaaacttactaaaaggcatttttaaagtatttctaAGTGCCTGGTCTCACCCTCTCGCCGTCAAGAAATAGGAATGTATAACATGACAAAGTAAAGACTCTCTGGCTCACACGGTTCTGAAATAAGAGACAAAGGGTGctcgcttcaagctgtttgtcactcccagttgacgtttactgcaCTAATGACATATTAAACAAAAGATCATTcaatattgtgtatttaaacaccACAATGTTCGACCAAACCATACAATTTCGTCTAGCAAAAGTcctctagcttaatgctaacttaTAATGCAAAGTgctatagacaggctaacaggTTAGCATGAATGTTACACTAATTGTAaactttcaaacaactgctactttgcACACCTGGAGctgcaacacatacaaataaaacatacaacaacactcacaagcatatattctctctgcaaTATGGGAATAACCACTTATTACTAGGCAATGACTTAAGGCAAAACTTGTTTGGAAAAATGTCATTCCTATTTGGGAAAACAAAATCGAAATTTAAATTTTGtgagggaaaaacaaaatgtaaccaGCGTCCATGTGCGTTAAATTTCCAGAGTGGTGCGGTGACGCCCATCGCGGCGGTGTGAAGATGCAACCTGCCAGCCCCACTGACCCGCCGTCACCCATGACCACACGCTCCGGAATGACCCTGAAACGCCTGCAAGGACCTCGGCCACGCCACGGGACCGCCATCCCCGGTGAGAAACATGATCACCATCTTTCCATGTACGGTACAGTCGAGCCTCACCCCAAAAAGTTGCAAAAATGGGACGGCCACCAGCAAAATGGTTTCAATTGCttgtattaatagtttaaaccctaaatatagTAGTACCTTTACATACTTCGTTAATCCatttcagccccccccccccaaaaaaaaaattgtaatgtgcTTTTCTTTGAGAAAAATAGCAATTAGTAATATTGTAGGAGTTACATTTGAGGCGTGTGGCTCACTGTATTAATTCATCCTTCTGACCTGACCGCAGTCAAGCAGGAGTTTCACCTGGAGGAGGAAAAGTTCTACACCGACGACGAGTTCCtgcaggagcaggaggaggaggaggaggaggaggaagaggaggactcTTCCCTGGAGGCCGGCACCAAGAAGAAGGGGCGAGGGCGAGCCGGGGAGCCCAGGATGAAGAAGATGAGGATCTTCCGCATCACCCACGGCAGGGAGAGGCAGAGAGGTGAGAGGTCACGGGGATGATTCCCAGCCAGCGTTAGTGCGTCTCGAGAAGCGATCCTATTCCACTTCAATTGCTCTGAAAATGATTATTAATTGATAACTAATAATACATCCAGGCCTGGCAGAAcagttaaatgctcttccagtaGGTGGCTTGTAGGTTCAAAAGgtcaaactaaaaatgttttctttgtgtgtgtgtgtgtgtgtgtgtgtttgtgtgtgtgtgtgaactccTTTGCAGTCAAAGACCCGGATGGCGTTCTGATCCGCTACAAGAAGATCCTGTCCACCTACCAGCGTGTGAGGAGCATGTCCAGAGCTTTCCAGATCCACGGTGTGGACCGCAACACCATGGCCTCCACCTCCCCCATCGCTGAGCTCCTACTGGTGGCGCCGGAGAAGGTCTCACGCTTATTTTGCGTTCTTCGGTGCCGGgcgggccgtgcatttggtactTGGGCCTTCAGTAGGGAtttacaatcataataatactACCACCACTATCATGTCATCATAATTACACAAGCCATGAATGCTATACTAAAAGGCAACTGTACTACGTTTATATTTTGGGGCATTTCACAATCAATACTTATCGTATAACATgacgaaaacaaaacatttccataaaaaaaatacatcatactcaccagagatgctcattattaaatgtattcatgtgttTTGCTCGTCGAAATTGTCTATAACAAATTTTGCCCCGACAGATCAGAAAGTtaaaatgctgatgtcatcaaGCGCTACCTGATtggttaggaaaaaaaatgtcacattggTTATGTGCAGCTCTTGAAAAAAAtaggtttcccccccccccaaaaaaaaaaaaaaaaaaaaaacgcaggatctttttggggtattttgatcatgttttgttttctgcaaataaacaataataaaactaaaatataaaagcAAAACTGGAGAAATTGATGGCCTTCGGAAggtcctgggcagattagagTGACATGGCAACATGTAGAGGcagaaatctgattggacgaaAAACATCTAACCATCACACACGTACTGGAAGCaacggagcccccctggtgccaaggcatgagaaaaataaaattcattgataatcttTACCCTCAATTTCGTAATCCGTTCCCTCAATTTACcaatctgtaccctcagtttagcaaATGTCTGGGGCTCCATATACAGTTCAGtttcagttgaaaaaatggGATGTAGGATATATCGCGACATGACAATTTATTCACAGAATTCACACCAGTAAGAATATAACATCCAAATAGAATTTACTTTACTTGACCGATACAGATGCGTATACAGAGCCCCAGACATTTcgctaaactgagggtacagattactaaattgagggtacagattatcaatgaattttatttttctcatacctttgCACCAGGGGAGCTCTGtaggaagcagtgcagccaagacgaacaaataaactaaataaataatagatcaataaaataatagtCATTGCACTGCCACAAATTACCactagatgccacaagatggcgccaaagcacttggttttgttgtttgttttttattcaacaAGCGAATGGCCTAGCTAAATGAAGCGCCACCCCTCACGTCAACATAGTTCCCTTAGCACCAAAAACGACACAcgatggagccaaagcaatatttttacataataatatatttgtatttgtctgagcacaaaaacagcaaacagatgagattaaaaaaattatcatttatATCAAAATGTGGAATTTGGGACGCGAATGGGTGGTTGACACGTGCGCACGCGTTACTTTGACTGCATGCAGATGGACGAAGTGGGCGAGTTCGAGGCGCCCAAGGAGAAGCTTCTGGACTACGCCAGGCGCTGCTACAAAATCATGGACGAGCAGACGCATGTCAAAGTTCAGAACATGAAGAAAAGTCACAAGCTGCTGCCCATCTCCTATCGCTTTAGGAATTGATCTCCCGCATTTTTCTGACGCTTCATATTTGACCAGAAGGAAAACATTTGCACTTTGAATGACTTCCAAGTTGACGGAAGCtgctttattattgttattaatattattttgtattttgcgcAGATCTTTATCAAAGTTTTCTGTGGACAAATCCTAGATGAATGATAAGAAGTGACCTCATTTAGTTTGAGATGAATATTATTTATGCCTCAAAGTTTTGCACAGTATGTTTGTTTGGAACACAAATTATGTTGTTTGCTGTATTTAAGTTGTTCAGGTAATTATGTTGAAATATTAAaaggttatatatttttttgcatcaagTTAAATGTAATTTGATTGGCTGAATTGAGGAAGGTTCCATTGCTACTCGGGTGACCCGCGTGTTGACCTCTTATGGTAAATGGTCACGTTAgatgtagtttttgttttttttaattcaattttgaGGCAAAGAAATCATAATTGTTAGACATTTAAATTCTGGCATCACATACTTAACTTTCATTACTGTACAATTGAATATTGGAAATTTGCGTGTTCAAGAGTGGCCAACTAATTAATAACTTTCTGCTAAGACAGTTGGGGAAGTTTTTTTGACGTTAAGACAGTTTAGATGACATCACCCTGCCTTAAAagacacattcaaagtcacgtTAAATTTGCTTCCAAATTAACATCTTCATTGCAAAATTTATATAAACTTGGAATACTTTAAATAACAATTATTCAGTTTAACCTGGaaccagaaataaaaaaagttgtttttaacttaattccccaaaaatgaaa
This is a stretch of genomic DNA from Phycodurus eques isolate BA_2022a chromosome 20, UOR_Pequ_1.1, whole genome shotgun sequence. It encodes these proteins:
- the tmem238a gene encoding transmembrane protein 238a; translated protein: MGLCDGLSHCKLALAFAVLMDVLGGVALLLGVFAPLEVKGQDFGDLLVYTGALLVLMSLGGWVLWYSGNIEGLTYKKELGHVGSAVERLARNLSRKILTYRIHR
- the LOC133395787 gene encoding coiled-coil domain-containing protein 106-like isoform X1, translated to MNPGSNSDDANTSAHDMAPAARGGGGLYLESYEVSFPLEEGTERATSYHHGQPIMDEASMQDAPPSQYSPFILVSNLRAHLYVALEKNAWLQKRIEELEEERNFLRCQLDRLIVGVRGHEEWCGDAHRGGVKMQPASPTDPPSPMTTRSGMTLKRLQGPRPRHGTAIPVKQEFHLEEEKFYTDDEFLQEQEEEEEEEEEEDSSLEAGTKKKGRGRAGEPRMKKMRIFRITHGRERQRVKDPDGVLIRYKKILSTYQRVRSMSRAFQIHGVDRNTMASTSPIAELLLVAPEKMDEVGEFEAPKEKLLDYARRCYKIMDEQTHVKVQNMKKSHKLLPISYRFRN
- the LOC133395787 gene encoding coiled-coil domain-containing protein 106-like isoform X2; amino-acid sequence: MAPAARGGGGLYLESYEVSFPLEEGTERATSYHHGQPIMDEASMQDAPPSQYSPFILVSNLRAHLYVALEKNAWLQKRIEELEEERNFLRCQLDRLIVGVRGHEEWCGDAHRGGVKMQPASPTDPPSPMTTRSGMTLKRLQGPRPRHGTAIPVKQEFHLEEEKFYTDDEFLQEQEEEEEEEEEEDSSLEAGTKKKGRGRAGEPRMKKMRIFRITHGRERQRVKDPDGVLIRYKKILSTYQRVRSMSRAFQIHGVDRNTMASTSPIAELLLVAPEKMDEVGEFEAPKEKLLDYARRCYKIMDEQTHVKVQNMKKSHKLLPISYRFRN